From Xiphophorus hellerii strain 12219 chromosome 20, Xiphophorus_hellerii-4.1, whole genome shotgun sequence, the proteins below share one genomic window:
- the txnrd3 gene encoding thioredoxin reductase 3, whose translation MPPIEKDTGKNELKTKIQKLIDSNQVVVFSKSYCPYCIQVKDLFKELKIEFNVMELDLMENGSNYQEMLLEMTGQRTVPQVFINKTHVGGCDKTMQAHKDGSLQQLLSGEKEAYDYDLIVIGGGSGGLACSKEAAMLGKKVMVLDYVVPTPTGTTWGLGGTCVNVGCIPKKLMHQTALLATAIQDARKFGWEFDESVKHNWDTMKTAVNSYIGSLNWGYRVALRDKNVDYVNAYAEFIEPHKIKATNKRGKETFHTAARFVLATGERPRYLGVPGDKEYCITSDDLFSLSYCPGKTLVIGASYVALECGGFLAGLGLDVTVMVRSILLRGFDQEMANRAGAHMETHGVKFIRKFVPTKIEQLEEGSPGRLKVTAKSTETDETIEDEYNTVLIAVGRNACTDKIGLDKAGVKVNPKNGKIPVNDEEQTNVPHIHAIGDILEEKWELTPVAIQAGKLLARRLYGGSTVKCDYIHVPTTVFTPLEYGACGLSEERATELYGPDNIEVYHSLFWPLEFTVPSRDNNQCYAKIICNKLDSDRVVGFHYLGPNAGEVTQGFGAAMKCGATKEHFDATIGIHPTCAEVFTTLEVSKRSGGDITQSGC comes from the exons ATGCCTCCCATCGAAAAAGACACCGGCAAAAATGAACTCAAAACTAAGATACAGAAGCTTATTGACTCTAACCAAGTGGTGGTCTTCAGCAAAAGCTACTGTCCGTATTGTATCCAG GTGAAGGATTTGTTCAAGGAGCTGAAAATCGAGTTCAACGTGATGGAGCTGGACCTCATGG AGAATGGATCCAACTACCAGGAGATGTTGCTGGAGATGACTGGACAGAGGACAGTTCCTCAGGTCTTCATCAACAAGACGCATGTTGGTGGTTGTGACAAAACCATGCAG GCTCACAAAGACGGCAGCCTACAGCAGCTCCTCAGCGGGGAAAAGGAAGCGTACGATTATGACCTCATAGTCATCGGAGGTGGATCAGGAGGCCTGGCCTGCTCTAAG GAAGCGGCCATGTTGGGGAAGAAGGTGATGGTGTTGGACTACGTTGTTCCCACACCAACAGGAACCACATGGG GTCTCGGTGGAACCTGCGTGAACGTTGGCTGTATCCCTAAGAAGCTGATGCACCAGACGGCCCTGCTGGCTACAGCCATCCAGGACGCACGAAAGTTCGGTTGGGAGTTTGACGAGTCGG tgAAACACAACTGGGACACCATGAAGACTGCAGTCAACAGCTACATTGGCTCTCTGAACTGGGGCTACAGGGTGGCGCTGAGGGACAAGAACGTGGACTACGTCAACGCCTATGCAGAGTTCATCGAACCACACAAAATCAAG gCAACAAACAAACGAGGGAAGGAGACGTTTCATACAGCAGCCAGGTTTGTGTTGGCCACAGGGGAAAGGCCGCGTTACCTGGGAGTCCCTGGAGACAAGGAGTACTGCATCACCAG TGACGACTTGTTCTCGCTGTCCTACTGCCCGGGGAAGACGTTGGTGATCGGAGCGTCCTACGTGGCTCTGGAGTGTGGCGGCTTCCTGGCCGGCCTGGGCCTCGACGTCACCGTCATGGTGCGCTCCATCCTGCTGAGGGGCTTTGACCAGGAAATGGCCAACCGCGCCGGAGCGCACATGGAGACGCACGGCGTCAAATTCATCCGCAAATTTGTGCCAACGAAG aTCGAGCAGCTGGAGGAAGGCAGCCCCGGCAGGCTGAAGGTGACGGCCAAGTCCACAGAGACGGACGAGACGATTGAGGACGAGTACAACACG GTGTTGATCGCAGTGGGTCGGAACGCGTGCACCGATAAGATCGGTCTGGACAAGGCGGGGGTCAAAGTGAACCCAAA AAATGGAAAGATTCCAGTGAACGACGAGGAACAAACCAACGTTCCCCACATCCACGCCATCGGAGACATTCTGGAGGAAAAGTGGGAGCTGACGCCCGTCGCCATCCAAGCTGGGAAGTTACTGGCGCGTCGTCTCTATGGCGGATCCACCGTCAAG TGTGACTACATCCACGTTCCCACCACGGTTTTCACTCCGCTGGAGTACGGCGCCTGTGGCCTGTCGGAGGAGAGAGCCACCGAGCTGTACGGCCCGGACAACATCGAG GTGTACCACAGTCTGTTCTGGCCTCTGGAGTTCACTGTGCCGAGCCGCGACAACAACCAATGCTACGCCAAGATCATCTGCAACAAACTGGACAGC GACCGAGTCGTCGGGTTCCACTACCTGGGGCCAAACGCGGGGGAGGTGACGCAGGGCTTCGGTGCCGCCATGAAATGTGGAGCGACCAAGGAGCACTTTGACGCCACCATCGGCATCCACCCGACCTGCGCTGAG gtCTTTACCACCTTGGAGGTGTCAAAGAGGTCTGGTGGAGACATCACCCAGTCTGGTTGCTGA
- the LOC116710613 gene encoding bridging integrator 2-like produces the protein MAENKVGPNLQAGAGFLAKRVQKSLNRAQEKVLQKLGKTMETKDEQFELCFQNLNKQQVLPHLWPIRICCCFQSVLRTSFNSSAARLTASSQIIFLRLAIHGD, from the exons ATGGCCGAGAATAAAGTGGGTCCGAACCTCCAGGCTGGAGCGGGATTCCTCGCCAAGCGGGTCCAGAAATCCTTGAACAGAGCACAGGAGAAG GTTCTTCAGAAACTGGGCAAAACCATGGAGACCAAAGATGAACAGTTTGAGCTCTGCTTCCAGAACCTCAACAAGCAGCAGGTACTGCCACACCTCTGGCCAATCagaatctgctgctgcttccagtCTGTTCTAAGAACTAGCTTTAATAGTTCAGCGGCACGTCTTACAGCCTCCTCACAAATAATCTTCTTGCGATTAGCGATCCATGGGGACTAA